A single window of Desulfovibrio sp. G11 DNA harbors:
- a CDS encoding YeiH family protein — MEDKGLLGKIVAIIPGLVLMIGTLAVLRMYAVPWLNGITLFGVKGWPVKVLSLNYILLSIIAGMLFRNVLFGGKIPAWADAGFRTTRLFIKTGVIMLGSLYTLQSLLKLGISAALLIMAFVFGTVFLIMWLSKIWKVDRSVAAVMAAACGVCGVSAAVAAAPGVRARPVDLALAIATILGFGIVTMFISPFIGKALNLSDLQYGAWVGTGILNSGQVLATCLAFNPVIAPGTAVAYGEVWNVVRVISIPFVVFAITVWYWKGEGEAEHISLKEILISKFPIFVLGFFGMTALSSLGMLGAEGSETLHLLRDCMQWIFGIGLVGQGAYIDFREIKAAGGKPLRLGLTAGTVKYVLALIVIMLFMPKVGAF; from the coding sequence ATGGAAGACAAAGGATTATTGGGTAAAATTGTGGCCATTATCCCCGGTTTGGTGCTGATGATCGGCACCCTGGCCGTATTGCGCATGTATGCTGTTCCCTGGCTGAACGGCATCACGCTTTTCGGCGTAAAAGGCTGGCCTGTAAAAGTGCTGAGCCTCAACTATATCTTGCTTTCCATTATTGCGGGCATGCTGTTTCGCAACGTTTTGTTTGGCGGCAAGATTCCCGCGTGGGCGGATGCGGGCTTTCGCACAACCCGCCTGTTTATTAAAACGGGCGTTATCATGCTGGGTTCGCTGTATACCCTGCAAAGTCTGCTCAAACTGGGTATAAGCGCCGCGCTGCTGATTATGGCTTTTGTGTTCGGCACTGTCTTCCTTATCATGTGGTTGAGTAAAATATGGAAAGTTGACCGCTCTGTGGCGGCTGTTATGGCGGCGGCCTGCGGCGTGTGCGGGGTTTCTGCGGCGGTGGCGGCAGCCCCCGGTGTGCGCGCCCGTCCTGTGGACCTGGCCCTTGCCATTGCCACGATTCTTGGCTTTGGCATTGTGACGATGTTTATCAGCCCCTTTATCGGTAAAGCGCTCAACCTGTCAGACCTGCAATACGGCGCATGGGTCGGTACGGGCATTCTGAACTCCGGCCAGGTGCTTGCCACCTGCCTGGCATTCAATCCGGTAATTGCTCCGGGAACGGCCGTGGCCTATGGTGAAGTGTGGAACGTGGTGCGCGTCATCAGCATTCCTTTTGTGGTTTTTGCCATCACCGTCTGGTACTGGAAGGGAGAGGGAGAGGCCGAGCACATCAGCCTGAAGGAAATTCTTATTTCCAAGTTCCCCATCTTCGTTTTGGGCTTCTTTGGCATGACGGCCCTGTCTTCTCTGGGTATGCTCGGGGCTGAAGGTTCTGAAACCCTGCACCTTCTGCGCGACTGCATGCAATGGATATTCGGCATCGGCCTTGTTGGGCAGGGGGCGTACATTGACTTCCGTGAAATCAAGGCCGCCGGCGGCAAGCCGTTGCGCCTCGGTCTGACCGCGGGTACCGTAAAATATGTGCTGGCCCTTATCGTCATCATGCTGTTCATGCCCAAAGTAGGCGCGTTCTAA
- a CDS encoding biotin/lipoyl-binding protein, giving the protein MSNDKQKMTVFRNDRHEDIASIIFAGLVVICVLGYMAFIVPTVKVKASQDGKLVSVAVEKGAEVKKGDVIYSLEVVEKKWKDNVMEEKVVTRDVSVKANGKVLDVPGKPGEKVKKGKDTIIVLDHEKGTLP; this is encoded by the coding sequence ATGAGTAATGACAAGCAAAAAATGACAGTCTTCAGGAATGACCGGCACGAGGATATCGCTTCGATTATTTTTGCCGGGCTTGTAGTAATTTGCGTGCTTGGCTACATGGCCTTTATCGTACCCACGGTAAAGGTGAAGGCCAGCCAGGACGGCAAACTTGTTTCTGTCGCAGTGGAAAAAGGGGCCGAAGTCAAAAAGGGCGATGTGATCTATTCGCTTGAAGTTGTTGAAAAAAAATGGAAAGACAACGTGATGGAAGAAAAGGTTGTCACCAGGGACGTGAGCGTCAAAGCCAACGGAAAGGTTCTTGATGTTCCCGGCAAGCCCGGCGAAAAGGTAAAAAAAGGCAAGGATACCATCATCGTGCTTGATCATGAAAAGGGAACATTGCCTTGA
- a CDS encoding universal stress protein, translating to MMSASAPKNILLLLDEESPAAAEAVRIARESGAALTALFVLDSTWNDYVGHDWLSGSGSRADFIDYMQQEEEKSAARAFTRLREFAGDQMEIHCLTTSGNVIDHARQEMVRGYDLFVAANPLRRGLERIRGNVGALCENAPCRILLVPAA from the coding sequence TTGATGTCCGCCTCTGCCCCCAAAAATATCCTGCTGCTGCTTGATGAGGAAAGCCCCGCCGCAGCCGAGGCTGTTCGCATTGCGCGTGAAAGCGGCGCGGCCCTGACCGCCCTTTTTGTGCTGGACTCCACATGGAATGACTATGTGGGGCATGACTGGCTCTCGGGTAGTGGGTCCCGCGCGGACTTCATCGACTATATGCAGCAGGAGGAAGAAAAAAGCGCAGCCAGGGCCTTTACCCGGCTTCGGGAATTTGCCGGTGACCAGATGGAAATCCATTGTCTGACAACATCCGGCAATGTGATTGACCATGCCCGGCAAGAAATGGTCCGGGGGTATGACCTGTTTGTTGCTGCCAACCCCCTGCGGCGTGGCCTTGAGCGCATTCGCGGTAATGTGGGGGCGCTTTGCGAAAATGCCCCGTGCCGCATTCTGCTTGTACCCGCAGCGTAA
- a CDS encoding formate transporter FocA gives MHDPSSFEALNPQQMCHKAVVIMAGKALRPAPNAFMLAVMAGVFIGLGFVYCAVANTAGAGKIVGGLVFSLGLMLVIVLGADLFTSTTMTLLPRACRKITWGQMFSNWGIVYAGNFVGSLFLAALILLSGHPWASGGDIAVFYINTTENKLTHTFIEAIFLGTMCNLLVCLGVWMSYAGRSLIDKMAACLFPVGLFIACGFEHSVANMFMIPIGILCNDMMPPAVAARLTDPEHTATVLTWSNFIFKNLIPVTLGNILGGGVFVGMFHWLIYLRSGHGGHKHTGRAAVQKQVRSTD, from the coding sequence ATGCATGATCCTTCCTCCTTCGAGGCACTGAATCCCCAGCAGATGTGTCACAAGGCGGTGGTGATAATGGCAGGCAAGGCGCTCAGGCCAGCGCCCAATGCTTTTATGCTTGCTGTTATGGCGGGCGTGTTCATCGGCCTGGGCTTTGTTTACTGTGCCGTAGCCAACACGGCAGGAGCGGGAAAAATAGTCGGCGGGCTGGTGTTCAGTCTCGGCCTCATGCTTGTTATCGTTCTGGGTGCGGATCTGTTTACCTCTACAACCATGACGCTTCTTCCGCGTGCCTGCCGCAAGATTACCTGGGGACAAATGTTCTCGAACTGGGGAATAGTATATGCAGGAAATTTTGTGGGCAGTCTTTTTTTGGCGGCGCTCATTTTGCTGAGCGGACACCCGTGGGCATCTGGTGGTGATATAGCTGTTTTTTATATCAACACCACAGAAAACAAACTCACACACACCTTCATTGAAGCCATTTTTCTGGGTACCATGTGCAATCTGCTGGTCTGCCTCGGCGTATGGATGAGCTATGCCGGACGCTCACTGATTGATAAAATGGCCGCCTGCCTGTTTCCTGTAGGCCTTTTCATTGCTTGCGGATTTGAGCACAGCGTAGCAAACATGTTCATGATTCCTATCGGTATCCTGTGTAATGACATGATGCCTCCCGCTGTGGCTGCCCGGCTGACCGATCCCGAGCATACCGCGACTGTGCTGACCTGGTCGAATTTCATCTTCAAAAACCTTATCCCCGTAACACTTGGCAACATCCTTGGCGGCGGAGTGTTTGTTGGCATGTTTCACTGGCTGATCTATCTGCGCAGCGGGCATGGCGGTCACAAACATACCGGCAGGGCTGCGGTGCAAAAACAAGTCCGGTCCACCGACTAG
- a CDS encoding IS4 family transposase — MPHKEILDLSHHTTLFSQLLSLIPGHVFEKLERKHKTGRSSRQFGFKEQFTVMAFIQLAARRSLRDGLRALEAAKRRLYHLGLKSVARSTVADANNSRPVEFFKDLFAEMYGLCHLRAPRHKFRFKCKLYSMDATTISLCLSIFPWASFRRNKAGVKVNTVLDHDGYIPAFLDINNAKTHESRMAKSLSLPKGSIVTFDKGYICYSWFRMLTAKGIFFVTRLKSNAAYKLVDRRAVDRKTGVTSDHIIDVSSRGKTTRLRRIGYRDAKTGKRYEFLTNHFRLSAKTIADIYKERWQIEIFFREVKQNLHIKSFVGRSENAVHIQIYTALTVYLLLAYQKFLSKLGLSVQQLFELICLNLFGKDSLEELLNPRRRKTINTYSYSLLAMGA; from the coding sequence TTGCCACACAAGGAGATTTTGGACTTGAGCCATCATACTACACTCTTCTCTCAACTGCTATCCCTGATACCGGGACATGTTTTTGAAAAACTCGAACGCAAGCACAAAACTGGCCGCTCTTCACGCCAATTTGGATTCAAGGAGCAATTCACCGTCATGGCCTTTATCCAACTCGCTGCAAGGCGCTCTTTACGCGATGGGCTTCGCGCCTTGGAGGCGGCCAAGAGACGGCTGTATCACCTCGGCTTGAAATCAGTAGCGCGTTCCACGGTTGCCGATGCCAACAATTCAAGGCCTGTGGAATTTTTCAAAGACCTGTTCGCTGAAATGTATGGCCTGTGCCATCTTCGTGCGCCTCGTCACAAATTCCGCTTCAAGTGCAAGCTGTACAGCATGGACGCCACCACCATCAGCCTATGCCTGTCCATCTTTCCCTGGGCGTCGTTCCGGCGGAACAAGGCTGGCGTGAAAGTAAATACCGTGCTTGACCACGATGGCTACATTCCCGCTTTTCTCGATATCAACAATGCCAAAACCCACGAAAGCCGCATGGCCAAAAGTCTTTCATTGCCAAAGGGTTCCATCGTCACCTTCGATAAAGGCTATATCTGCTATTCCTGGTTTCGCATGTTGACCGCGAAGGGCATTTTCTTCGTAACCCGACTGAAGAGCAATGCTGCCTATAAGCTCGTTGATCGCCGCGCCGTAGACCGGAAAACCGGGGTCACGTCCGATCACATCATTGACGTGAGCAGCCGGGGAAAAACCACTCGTCTACGCAGAATCGGCTATCGCGATGCGAAAACCGGCAAACGGTACGAATTTTTGACCAACCATTTCCGCCTGTCCGCCAAGACAATTGCTGATATCTATAAAGAACGCTGGCAAATTGAAATATTCTTCCGCGAAGTCAAACAAAATCTGCATATTAAAAGCTTTGTCGGGCGCTCGGAGAATGCGGTGCACATCCAGATTTATACGGCCCTGACCGTGTATTTACTCCTGGCCTATCAGAAATTCCTGAGCAAGCTTGGGCTGTCGGTGCAACAACTCTTCGAGCTCATTTGCTTGAATCTGTTCGGCAAGGATTCTCTGGAAGAACTTCTGAATCCACGAAGACGAAAAACTATAAACACCTATAGTTATAGCCTGTTAGCTATGGGTGCTTAA
- a CDS encoding IS4 family transposase — MPHKEILDLSHHTTLFSQLLSLIPGHVFEKLERKHKTGRSSRQFGFKEQFTVMAFIQLAARRSLRDGLRALEAAKRRLYHLGLKSVARSTVADANNSRPVEFFKDLFAEMYGLCHLRAPRHKFRFKCKLYSMDATTISLCLSIFPWASFRRNKAGVKVNTVLDHDGYIPAFLDINNAKTHESRMAKSLSLPKGSIVTFDKGYICYSWFRMLTAKGIFFVTRLKSNAAYKLVDRRAVDRKTGVTSDHIIDVSSRGKTTRLRRIGYRDAKTGKRYEFLTNHFRLSAKTIADIYKERWQIEIFFREVKQNLHIKSFVGRSENAVHIQIYTALTVYLLLAYQKFLSKLGLSVQQLFELICLNLFGKDSLEELLNPRRRKTINTYSYSLLAMGA; from the coding sequence TTGCCACACAAGGAGATTTTGGACTTGAGCCATCATACTACACTCTTCTCTCAACTGCTATCCCTGATACCGGGACATGTTTTTGAAAAACTCGAACGCAAGCACAAAACTGGCCGCTCTTCACGCCAATTTGGATTCAAGGAGCAATTCACCGTCATGGCCTTTATCCAACTCGCTGCAAGGCGCTCTTTACGCGATGGGCTTCGCGCCTTGGAGGCGGCCAAGAGACGGCTGTATCACCTCGGCTTGAAATCAGTAGCGCGTTCCACGGTTGCCGATGCCAACAATTCAAGGCCTGTGGAATTTTTCAAAGACCTGTTCGCTGAAATGTATGGCCTGTGCCATCTTCGTGCGCCTCGTCACAAATTCCGCTTCAAGTGCAAGCTGTACAGCATGGACGCCACCACCATCAGCCTATGCCTGTCCATCTTTCCCTGGGCGTCGTTCCGGCGGAACAAGGCTGGCGTGAAAGTAAATACCGTGCTTGACCACGATGGCTACATTCCCGCTTTTCTCGATATCAACAATGCCAAAACCCACGAAAGCCGCATGGCCAAAAGTCTTTCATTGCCAAAGGGTTCCATCGTCACCTTCGATAAAGGCTATATCTGCTATTCCTGGTTTCGCATGTTGACCGCGAAGGGCATTTTCTTCGTAACCCGACTGAAGAGCAATGCTGCCTATAAGCTCGTTGATCGCCGCGCCGTAGACCGGAAAACCGGGGTCACGTCCGATCACATCATTGACGTGAGCAGCCGGGGAAAAACCACTCGTCTACGCAGAATCGGCTATCGCGATGCGAAAACCGGCAAACGGTACGAATTTTTGACCAACCATTTCCGCCTGTCCGCCAAGACAATTGCTGATATCTATAAAGAACGCTGGCAAATTGAAATATTCTTCCGCGAAGTCAAACAAAATCTGCATATTAAAAGCTTTGTCGGGCGCTCGGAGAATGCGGTGCACATCCAGATTTATACGGCCCTGACCGTGTATTTACTCCTGGCCTATCAGAAATTCCTGAGCAAGCTTGGGCTGTCGGTGCAACAACTCTTCGAGCTCATTTGCTTGAATCTGTTCGGCAAGGATTCTCTGGAAGAACTTCTGAATCCGCGAAGACGAAAAACTATAAACACCTATAGTTATAGCCTGTTAGCTATGGGTGCTTAA
- a CDS encoding AAA family ATPase, translated as MLLIFGGLPGTGKTTIARQVAQKLSAAYIRMDSLELALVRSGLAKNQWDLGPAGYIAGYALAADNLRLGLSVVADSVNPLRITRNAWRDIAVQEGVDYLEIEIICSDTEQHKERVEGRSPDISGHVLPDWQSVVNQKYEPWDRERIVLDTAKLRLMWPSVKYLRKLAGMLSMSPIFLAFSIMAKMRANKTDLEFPAPSLGLIHDDQCSYQCCPVKHP; from the coding sequence TTGCTATTAATATTCGGCGGCCTGCCGGGAACTGGCAAAACTACAATAGCGCGCCAAGTCGCTCAAAAACTTTCCGCCGCATACATACGCATGGACAGCTTGGAACTGGCGCTTGTTCGTTCAGGCTTGGCAAAAAATCAATGGGATTTAGGTCCAGCGGGGTATATTGCCGGTTATGCTTTAGCTGCGGACAATCTACGTCTGGGGCTTTCGGTTGTGGCAGACTCCGTGAATCCATTACGAATTACCCGTAACGCATGGCGGGATATAGCCGTTCAAGAGGGCGTTGATTATCTGGAAATTGAAATCATCTGCTCGGACACGGAGCAACATAAGGAAAGGGTCGAAGGCCGGTCGCCAGACATTTCCGGCCATGTTCTGCCCGATTGGCAAAGTGTTGTTAATCAAAAGTATGAGCCTTGGGATAGAGAACGCATTGTTTTAGATACTGCAAAACTCAGGCTGATGTGGCCGTCAGTGAAATATTTAAGGAAGTTGGCGGGCATGCTATCCATGTCACCGATATTTCTGGCATTCTCGATCATGGCCAAAATGAGAGCAAACAAAACTGATCTCGAATTTCCTGCCCCTAGCCTTGGTCTGATCCACGATGATCAATGCTCCTATCAATGTTGTCCGGTTAAGCACCCATAG
- a CDS encoding DUF1786 domain-containing protein, with translation MDENVHKFLRRTGPVLCLDIGSGTQDALLARPGLECENWPRFVLPSPARMVAQRIRELTLLRHDLWLHGSNMGGGFSQAIKEHLAAGFKVWATPAASRGIHDSEDVVRAMGVEFCATCPVGCVPVFLSDYGPDFWAGLLRISGLPQPHMVLAAAQDHGHHVGGNRQGRMLMWNRLLAESADPASWIYSTPPPSLTRLQPLHDKTGGPVADTGASALLGALCDSEVMNRSYREGITVINVGNGHTVAALVYKGLVRGIYEHHTGMRNLEQLLADLEQFRKHWLPAEEVQATGGHGTAFGPYCEEAGGYEPTFITGPRRALLQGHGRFLAPHGDMMLAGSLGLLWGWARTHAD, from the coding sequence ATGGACGAAAACGTACATAAATTTTTGCGTCGCACAGGCCCTGTGCTGTGCCTTGATATCGGCAGCGGTACTCAGGACGCACTCCTGGCCCGGCCCGGGCTTGAATGTGAAAACTGGCCGCGCTTTGTATTGCCGTCGCCAGCCCGCATGGTTGCCCAGCGCATCCGCGAACTGACCCTGCTGCGACATGACTTGTGGCTGCATGGCAGCAATATGGGCGGCGGCTTCAGCCAGGCCATCAAGGAGCACCTGGCCGCCGGATTCAAGGTGTGGGCTACTCCGGCCGCTTCGCGCGGCATCCACGACAGTGAGGATGTGGTGCGCGCCATGGGGGTGGAGTTTTGTGCCACCTGTCCCGTGGGCTGCGTTCCCGTTTTTCTGTCGGACTACGGACCGGACTTCTGGGCCGGGCTGTTGCGCATTTCCGGTCTGCCGCAACCGCACATGGTGCTTGCGGCCGCCCAGGATCACGGCCATCATGTAGGGGGCAACCGGCAGGGCAGGATGCTCATGTGGAACCGGCTTCTTGCCGAATCTGCGGATCCGGCATCCTGGATTTATTCCACGCCGCCCCCATCGCTTACCCGGTTGCAACCTCTGCATGACAAAACCGGTGGCCCTGTGGCCGATACAGGGGCCAGTGCCCTGCTTGGCGCGCTGTGTGACAGCGAGGTCATGAACCGCAGCTACCGTGAGGGCATAACCGTCATAAATGTGGGCAACGGGCATACTGTGGCGGCTCTTGTGTACAAAGGGCTGGTGCGCGGCATTTACGAGCATCATACGGGCATGCGCAACCTGGAGCAGTTGCTGGCTGATCTGGAACAGTTCCGCAAGCATTGGCTGCCCGCTGAAGAAGTGCAGGCCACGGGCGGGCACGGCACGGCCTTTGGTCCATACTGTGAAGAGGCCGGAGGCTATGAGCCTACGTTTATCACAGGGCCAAGGCGCGCCTTGCTGCAAGGCCACGGGCGTTTTTTGGCTCCGCATGGCGACATGATGCTGGCCGGCAGCCTGGGATTGCTGTGGGGCTGGGCGCGTACGCATGCCGATTGA
- a CDS encoding phenylacetate--CoA ligase family protein: protein MEVFDPAELWSRERIEETQLVRLKNMVAQARKCDFYRQRLDEAGIGPDSLHSLDDLRRIPFTTKDDLRTQYPTGMLCVPQAEIVRMHCSSGTTGSPVAICHTQNDINSWADLMARCMHMVGVRREDVFQNMSGYGLFTGGLGIHFGAERLGCLTIPAGAGNSRRQIKLAKDFRTTVAHILPSYALILGEHLRNMGEDPREFPLRIALVGAEPYTEEFRRRIESLFDMKAYNSYGLSEMNGPGVAFECLEQAGMHLWEDAYIPEIVDPETGQPVPEGQVGELVMTCLCRQGMPILRYRTRDLTRFLPGVCGCGRMHRRMDRILGRADDMFIIKGVNVYPMQVEQVIMTFPEVGQSYLILLENDGIGDVMRVQVEVRDEFFVEDMRVLQSLQKTIAQRLRDEILITPRVELVQSNSLPRAEGKAVRLQDMREKK from the coding sequence ATGGAAGTTTTTGATCCAGCGGAACTGTGGAGCCGGGAGCGCATAGAGGAAACCCAGCTTGTCCGGCTGAAAAATATGGTCGCTCAGGCCCGTAAGTGTGATTTTTACCGGCAGCGCCTCGACGAGGCAGGAATCGGGCCGGACTCTTTGCACAGCCTTGATGACCTGCGCCGCATCCCCTTCACCACCAAAGACGATCTGCGTACCCAGTATCCCACCGGCATGCTTTGCGTGCCTCAGGCTGAAATTGTGCGTATGCACTGCTCAAGCGGCACTACCGGGTCGCCCGTAGCCATCTGTCACACGCAGAACGATATCAATTCCTGGGCCGACCTTATGGCGCGCTGCATGCACATGGTGGGCGTGCGCCGTGAGGACGTATTTCAGAATATGTCCGGTTACGGTCTGTTCACGGGCGGTTTGGGCATCCATTTCGGGGCCGAACGCCTGGGCTGCCTGACCATCCCCGCCGGTGCGGGAAACTCGCGCCGCCAGATCAAGCTGGCCAAGGACTTTCGCACTACTGTGGCGCATATTCTGCCTTCCTATGCGCTCATTCTTGGCGAACACCTGCGCAATATGGGTGAAGACCCGCGTGAATTCCCCTTGCGCATCGCTCTTGTGGGCGCGGAGCCGTATACTGAAGAATTCCGCCGTCGTATTGAAAGCCTTTTTGATATGAAGGCGTATAACTCCTACGGGCTTTCCGAAATGAACGGGCCGGGCGTGGCCTTTGAATGCCTTGAGCAGGCCGGCATGCACCTGTGGGAAGACGCCTATATTCCTGAAATTGTCGATCCGGAAACAGGCCAGCCTGTACCCGAGGGCCAGGTGGGCGAGTTGGTCATGACCTGTCTCTGCCGCCAGGGGATGCCCATTCTGCGCTATCGTACCCGCGACCTTACCCGTTTTCTGCCCGGAGTATGCGGCTGTGGGCGCATGCACCGCCGCATGGACCGTATCCTCGGCCGCGCGGATGACATGTTTATCATCAAGGGCGTCAATGTTTACCCCATGCAGGTCGAGCAGGTCATCATGACCTTCCCTGAAGTGGGGCAGAGCTATCTTATCCTGCTGGAGAACGATGGTATCGGCGATGTCATGCGGGTGCAGGTGGAAGTGCGCGACGAATTCTTTGTGGAAGACATGCGCGTTCTGCAAAGCCTGCAGAAAACTATTGCCCAGCGCCTGCGTGATGAAATCCTCATCACGCCCAGGGTAGAGCTTGTGCAGAGCAACAGCCTGCCGCGCGCCGAAGGCAAGGCCGTTCGCCTGCAAGACATGCGCGAAAAAAAATAA
- a CDS encoding DUF456 domain-containing protein, whose protein sequence is MDFLPFPLASLLAGAFITLLGFVLLLNVFGLPANWVLLGLVALWKMAHPASDAMNVWFWVMMIALALVGEALELGMQIVKAKRYGSSSSGTFAGMIGAIAGAILLAPLFFGLGALIGAVAGAWTGCFIMEMLKGRPLGEALDAAFGAMMGRFLGTVCKCGVGGAMLALAASRIWPQVPAQTLPVASDPLQLVLALIGGVC, encoded by the coding sequence ATGGATTTTTTGCCATTTCCCCTTGCCAGTCTGCTGGCGGGCGCATTCATCACCTTGCTGGGCTTCGTGCTTTTGCTCAACGTCTTCGGGCTGCCCGCCAACTGGGTGCTGCTGGGACTTGTGGCCCTGTGGAAGATGGCGCATCCCGCTTCGGACGCAATGAACGTCTGGTTCTGGGTCATGATGATAGCTCTGGCCCTTGTGGGCGAAGCGCTGGAACTGGGCATGCAGATAGTCAAGGCCAAGCGGTATGGCTCAAGTTCGTCAGGCACATTCGCGGGCATGATCGGGGCCATTGCCGGAGCCATTTTACTGGCGCCGCTGTTTTTTGGCCTCGGGGCACTCATTGGCGCGGTGGCTGGCGCATGGACCGGCTGTTTTATTATGGAAATGCTCAAGGGCCGCCCCTTGGGCGAAGCGCTGGATGCGGCCTTTGGGGCTATGATGGGGCGCTTTTTGGGCACAGTGTGCAAGTGCGGTGTTGGCGGGGCCATGCTGGCTCTGGCGGCAAGCCGTATCTGGCCTCAAGTGCCGGCGCAAACACTGCCGGTGGCCTCCGATCCGCTGCAACTGGTGCTGGCCCTGATCGGAGGCGTGTGCTGA
- a CDS encoding RNA methyltransferase, which yields MASLLDGLDIVLVKTRFPENIGMAARACVNMGCSSLSLVDPERWDKEKARPLATPKGQDLLDDVKVYADLPEAVAPVTLVVGTTARVGGWRQSLLSPGRAAADVAEALAHGERVALVFGPEDRGLNNEEITHCHKLVTIPTDPAASSLNLAQAVLLLLYECADALRNRPGKDAGNAEKKHPGGGRQVTAAEQERLMESLKDMLLRLDYLHGDNPDYFIMPWRRLFSRAGLRRHEYDALMGLCRQVRHKLG from the coding sequence ATGGCTTCTCTGCTTGACGGGTTGGATATTGTTCTGGTCAAAACACGTTTTCCTGAAAATATCGGTATGGCTGCGCGGGCTTGCGTCAATATGGGCTGTTCATCGCTGTCTCTTGTGGATCCCGAGCGGTGGGACAAGGAGAAGGCTCGCCCGCTTGCCACGCCCAAAGGGCAGGATCTGCTGGATGACGTAAAGGTCTATGCTGACCTGCCGGAAGCCGTAGCTCCCGTAACCCTTGTGGTAGGAACCACAGCGCGGGTGGGGGGCTGGCGTCAATCCCTGCTCTCGCCGGGGCGTGCCGCTGCGGACGTGGCGGAGGCCCTGGCGCACGGCGAAAGGGTGGCCCTTGTTTTTGGCCCGGAAGACCGGGGCCTGAACAATGAAGAAATAACCCATTGCCATAAGCTTGTGACCATACCAACGGACCCTGCGGCCAGTTCGCTTAACCTTGCGCAGGCCGTGTTGCTGCTTTTATATGAATGCGCCGATGCCCTGCGCAACAGACCGGGAAAAGACGCCGGAAATGCAGAAAAAAAACATCCCGGCGGGGGCAGGCAGGTAACGGCGGCAGAGCAGGAGCGTCTGATGGAATCCCTGAAAGACATGCTGCTGCGTCTCGATTACCTGCATGGCGATAATCCTGATTATTTTATCATGCCCTGGCGGCGGCTCTTTAGCAGGGCCGGTTTACGGCGTCATGAGTATGACGCGTTGATGGGCCTGTGCCGTCAGGTGCGCCACAAGCTGGGCTGA